The following coding sequences lie in one Haladaptatus sp. DJG-WS-42 genomic window:
- a CDS encoding P-II family nitrogen regulator — MSEPNDGGIKLVMAYIRPDKLSDVKKALAEVGAPSISVTNVSGRGSQPAKKGQWRGEEYTVDLHQKVKVECIVADIPAETVVEAIVEGASTGQPGDGKVFVLPVEEAVQIRTGLEGTEAV; from the coding sequence ATGAGTGAGCCAAACGACGGCGGCATCAAACTCGTCATGGCGTACATCCGCCCCGACAAACTCAGCGACGTAAAGAAAGCGCTCGCGGAAGTCGGCGCACCGAGCATCTCAGTGACGAATGTGAGCGGACGCGGAAGCCAGCCCGCGAAAAAGGGCCAGTGGCGCGGCGAAGAGTACACCGTTGACTTGCATCAGAAGGTCAAAGTCGAGTGTATCGTCGCCGACATCCCCGCAGAAACGGTGGTCGAGGCCATCGTCGAGGGTGCGAGCACGGGCCAACCGGGCGACGGCAAGGTGTTCGTCCTGCCGGTCGAAGAGGCCGTCCAGATTCGCACAGGTCTCGAAGGCACAGAGGCAGTCTGA
- a CDS encoding ammonium transporter has translation MLTLPLQVDPAVIAEGVNLLWVLVGTFLIFFMHAGFAMLEAGQVRSKNVANQLTKNMLTWSVGVIVFFLVGAAVSTIVGGMTGGSAYSVGGAFADTLSPASSNAWVGWLFGAVFAMTAATIVSGAVAGRCKLRAYVAYTILLAAVIYPVVVGFTWAGGMLAALGFHDFAGGMIVHGMGGIAGLTAAWIIGPRLDRFNADGSANVIPGHSVTFAVLGTLILAFGWYGFNVATAASVFAVEDGQLVLGAFQSVGRVALITTLGMAAGAIGAGALSLVRTKKVDTLYVANGMLAGLVAITSSADDLVWTGGLIIGLLAGAQLPLVFEFLEKRLQIDDVCAVFPVHGSAGILGAILYPFFAVSGFSMSQLVAQLAGVGVIAGWTIAATIVVFGVIKALGEARVSADHEREGLDISEHGVDTYPEFGQPDTLTDGGIRTDGGVCDDE, from the coding sequence ATGCTGACGCTTCCATTACAGGTAGACCCAGCAGTCATCGCAGAGGGCGTCAATCTGCTGTGGGTTCTCGTTGGCACCTTCCTCATCTTCTTCATGCACGCCGGGTTCGCCATGCTCGAAGCCGGACAGGTACGCTCGAAGAACGTCGCAAACCAGCTCACGAAGAACATGCTGACGTGGAGCGTTGGCGTCATCGTCTTCTTCCTCGTCGGTGCGGCCGTCTCGACCATCGTCGGCGGCATGACCGGCGGCAGCGCGTACTCGGTGGGCGGGGCGTTCGCAGATACGCTCTCGCCTGCGAGCAGTAACGCGTGGGTTGGGTGGCTGTTCGGCGCGGTGTTCGCCATGACCGCCGCCACCATCGTCTCGGGGGCCGTCGCAGGCCGGTGTAAGCTCCGCGCCTACGTGGCCTACACCATCCTGCTCGCCGCCGTCATCTACCCCGTCGTCGTCGGCTTCACGTGGGCTGGTGGCATGCTCGCCGCACTCGGCTTCCACGACTTCGCGGGCGGCATGATCGTCCACGGTATGGGCGGCATTGCGGGCCTCACTGCAGCGTGGATTATCGGCCCGCGCCTCGACCGCTTCAACGCGGACGGCAGCGCGAACGTCATTCCCGGCCACTCCGTGACCTTTGCGGTGCTCGGGACGCTCATCCTCGCCTTTGGCTGGTACGGCTTCAACGTCGCCACCGCGGCGTCGGTGTTCGCCGTCGAAGACGGCCAACTCGTCCTCGGCGCGTTCCAGTCGGTCGGTCGGGTTGCGCTCATCACCACCCTCGGGATGGCCGCCGGCGCAATCGGCGCTGGCGCACTCTCGCTCGTCCGGACGAAGAAAGTCGACACGCTCTACGTGGCAAACGGCATGCTCGCCGGACTCGTCGCAATCACGAGCAGCGCGGACGACCTCGTCTGGACGGGTGGGCTCATCATTGGCCTGCTCGCAGGCGCACAGCTCCCGCTCGTCTTCGAGTTCTTAGAAAAACGCCTCCAGATCGACGACGTGTGTGCGGTCTTCCCCGTCCACGGCTCTGCAGGCATCCTCGGCGCGATTCTCTATCCCTTCTTCGCCGTCTCGGGCTTTTCGATGAGCCAGCTCGTCGCCCAACTCGCGGGCGTCGGCGTCATCGCCGGCTGGACGATTGCCGCGACAATCGTCGTCTTCGGCGTCATCAAGGCGCTCGGTGAAGCGCGCGTGAGCGCAGACCACGAGCGCGAAGGCCTCGACATCTCCGAACACGGCGTGGACACCTACCCAGAGTTCGGCCAGCCAGACACCCTGACCGATGGTGGTATCCGGACGGACGGAGGAGTGTGTGACGATGAGTGA
- a CDS encoding P-II family nitrogen regulator, translated as MSDTVNDGQIKLVMAYIRPDKLGDVKKALSEAGAPSISVTNVSGRGSQPAKKGQWRGEEYTVDLHQKVKVECIVADIPAETVVSAIQESANTGQPGDGKIFVLPVEEAVQIRTGKRGRDAV; from the coding sequence ATGAGTGACACGGTAAACGACGGGCAGATTAAGCTCGTCATGGCGTACATCCGCCCCGACAAACTCGGCGACGTCAAAAAGGCGCTCTCAGAGGCGGGTGCGCCGAGTATTAGCGTCACCAACGTGAGCGGACGCGGGAGCCAACCGGCCAAAAAAGGCCAGTGGCGCGGCGAGGAGTACACCGTTGACTTGCATCAGAAAGTCAAAGTCGAGTGTATCGTCGCCGACATCCCCGCAGAAACCGTCGTGAGCGCGATTCAAGAATCCGCGAACACCGGGCAACCGGGCGACGGAAAAATATTCGTTCTGCCGGTCGAAGAGGCCGTGCAGATTCGGACGGGCAAACGCGGTCGCGACGCGGTCTGA
- a CDS encoding oligosaccharide flippase family protein, with amino-acid sequence MSRVDRASLALFGSRILSQLLGFVSVIYFAQQLGAAGLGVYFTFVTVVSVTGVFSKFGLPGAVVKRMNQARSPAERGRYLTGSFVLLFVPLAISGGLLLLFGPHLTQYVGLSAAAPLAVAGVAMAVSSNLLSAALKGENRVASTAVLELLDQVSRLSISVGLLVAGYGVLALVIGRIAGNVFKGIAAYLVLETSFSLPTVATLTSLFDFSKYTVGMNVSSLAYNWADTLVLAAFATKAAVGIYETVWMVSAVTLLAAQVIGISLAPSMTRWHEAGRLYRVERAFTQGLSFALILVFPAIVGAFLIGDSLLSTLYGYDSGSIILLILLTGQLAEAVKNITQNTLFGIDQPEHVFWTNALTLGANVVLNVALVPLFGMVGAAVATFTTATVAAASQYYYLRRYIDISINYRTLLWQVGAALLMGVVVAALAGVVPLNTELGLFALVALGGLVYGVALLTNDDLRDRLRGSAMF; translated from the coding sequence GTGAGTCGAGTAGACCGCGCGAGTCTCGCACTGTTTGGCTCGCGGATTCTCTCGCAACTGCTCGGCTTCGTGAGCGTCATCTACTTCGCCCAGCAACTCGGTGCGGCGGGCCTCGGCGTCTACTTCACGTTCGTCACCGTGGTAAGCGTCACCGGCGTCTTCTCTAAATTCGGCCTGCCGGGGGCCGTGGTCAAACGTATGAATCAGGCACGGTCACCTGCAGAGCGCGGCCGATATCTGACGGGCTCGTTTGTCTTGCTGTTCGTCCCGCTTGCGATTTCTGGCGGCCTCTTGCTCCTCTTTGGCCCGCACCTCACCCAGTACGTCGGCCTTTCGGCGGCCGCCCCACTCGCTGTCGCTGGCGTCGCAATGGCCGTGAGTTCAAACCTGCTCAGCGCCGCGCTCAAAGGCGAAAATCGCGTCGCCTCGACCGCGGTACTCGAACTCTTAGACCAAGTTAGCCGCCTCTCGATTAGCGTCGGGCTGTTGGTCGCGGGCTACGGCGTCCTCGCGCTCGTCATCGGGCGGATTGCGGGGAACGTGTTCAAAGGGATTGCCGCCTATCTCGTGCTCGAAACGTCGTTTTCGCTGCCGACCGTCGCGACGCTCACGAGCCTGTTTGACTTCTCTAAGTACACCGTTGGCATGAACGTCAGTTCGCTCGCGTACAACTGGGCGGACACGCTCGTCCTCGCGGCGTTCGCTACGAAAGCCGCCGTTGGCATCTACGAAACCGTCTGGATGGTGAGCGCCGTCACGCTGCTCGCCGCCCAAGTCATCGGCATCTCGCTCGCCCCGTCGATGACGCGCTGGCACGAAGCCGGACGGCTCTACCGCGTCGAACGCGCCTTTACCCAGGGCCTCTCGTTTGCGCTCATCCTCGTCTTCCCCGCCATCGTTGGCGCGTTTCTCATCGGCGACTCGCTGCTCTCGACGCTCTATGGCTACGACAGTGGTTCCATCATCCTCCTCATCCTTCTGACTGGCCAGCTCGCTGAGGCGGTCAAAAATATCACCCAGAACACGCTGTTCGGCATCGACCAGCCAGAACACGTCTTCTGGACGAACGCGCTCACACTCGGGGCGAACGTCGTCCTCAACGTCGCGCTTGTGCCGCTGTTCGGGATGGTCGGCGCAGCGGTTGCGACCTTCACGACCGCGACCGTCGCCGCGGCTTCGCAGTATTACTACCTGCGCCGGTACATTGACATCTCCATCAACTACCGCACGCTCCTCTGGCAGGTCGGCGCGGCCCTCCTGATGGGCGTCGTCGTCGCTGCGCTCGCGGGCGTGGTTCCGCTCAACACCGAACTCGGCCTGTTTGCGCTCGTCGCGCTCGGCGGCCTCGTGTACGGTGTCGCGTTGCTCACCAATGACGATTTGCGCGACCGACTCCGCGGTAGCGCGATGTTCTAA
- a CDS encoding DoxX family membrane protein — MATDRSVASGHESFAASRLAAPALVVLRVTLGWVFFYGGITKVIDPTWTAAGYLENAVPAGNPFTALWPTLAGLPAVDLLVQWGLTLTGLCLLLGVFVRFSAFWASTMMVMFWASSLPLSHGILVDEHIVYILALGCLSAFGAGRIAGLDARLEQSAVAAEHRWLRYLLG; from the coding sequence ATGGCTACTGACCGCTCAGTGGCGTCCGGCCACGAGTCGTTCGCTGCGAGCCGACTCGCCGCCCCGGCGCTCGTCGTGCTCCGCGTCACCCTCGGCTGGGTGTTCTTCTATGGCGGCATCACCAAGGTCATCGACCCAACGTGGACGGCCGCGGGATACCTCGAAAACGCCGTTCCCGCCGGCAACCCGTTTACCGCCCTCTGGCCCACCCTTGCTGGCCTCCCTGCCGTCGATTTACTCGTCCAGTGGGGTCTCACCCTCACCGGCCTTTGCCTCTTGCTCGGTGTGTTCGTTCGCTTCAGCGCGTTCTGGGCGAGCACGATGATGGTGATGTTCTGGGCGAGTAGCCTCCCGCTCTCGCACGGCATCCTTGTCGACGAACACATCGTCTACATCCTCGCGCTCGGCTGTCTCTCCGCGTTCGGTGCGGGCCGCATCGCCGGCCTCGACGCGAGGCTAGAGCAATCGGCAGTCGCCGCCGAACACCGGTGGCTCCGCTACCTGCTCGGCTGA
- a CDS encoding winged helix-turn-helix transcriptional regulator, giving the protein MTHQRDRIRAHIDAHAGLHFNELTRQLDLAPGQVQYHTRKLEHQEKIVAEPLFGQTHYFTTGYDPWERKILALFRRETARDVLVYLLEHGPSRPNAVAESLGIARSTLEWHLDNLVESAIVEKRRGAQNRVTLALCQPEATARLLGEITPSLPDRLVDRFVRLVDSLLTE; this is encoded by the coding sequence ATGACACACCAACGAGACCGCATCCGTGCGCACATCGACGCCCACGCAGGACTCCACTTCAACGAACTCACGCGCCAACTCGACTTGGCCCCCGGACAGGTGCAGTACCACACCCGGAAACTGGAGCACCAAGAGAAAATCGTCGCAGAACCACTGTTCGGCCAGACCCACTACTTTACCACCGGCTACGACCCGTGGGAACGCAAAATTCTCGCGCTGTTTCGCCGCGAAACCGCCCGCGACGTGCTTGTCTACCTGCTCGAACACGGCCCCTCGCGGCCGAACGCGGTGGCCGAGTCGCTCGGCATCGCTCGGAGTACGCTCGAATGGCATCTGGATAACCTCGTCGAGTCAGCGATTGTCGAAAAACGGAGAGGTGCGCAAAATCGCGTCACGCTTGCGCTGTGTCAGCCCGAGGCGACAGCGCGGCTGTTGGGCGAAATCACGCCATCGCTCCCCGACCGCCTCGTAGACCGGTTCGTCAGGCTGGTCGATTCACTGCTGACGGAATGA
- a CDS encoding glutamate-1-semialdehyde 2,1-aminomutase, with amino-acid sequence MNESNSRALYDRALSVLPGGVNSPVRATRPYPFFIKRGDGGHVIDADGNRYIDYVNGYGPLLLGHDLPEQVTAAIQRTVAEGPMFGAPTEVEVEHAEFIARHVPSVEMVRFVNSGTEATVSAVRLARGYTGRDKIVVMQGGYHGAQESTLVKGDASGAAPSSPGIPAEFAAKSIPVPFNDEQALRNVFEAHGDDIAAVIAEPILGNYGIVPPVDGYLESLRSITETHGSLLILDEVITGFRVGGLQCAQGKFDVDPDLTTFGKVIGGGFPVGAIGGKVEIMEQFTPSGDVFQAGTFSGHPVTMAAGLETLKFAAENKVYDHVDDLGDQLRRGLTDIVKDQAPSYTVAGTDSMFKLIFTRDAPDSWDGHCEAGCTQNPDCPRYDACPKNGGDVKAAETDRWERLFWPKMKEQGVFLTANQFESQFVSYAHTETDIEQTLEAYKHAL; translated from the coding sequence ATGAACGAGTCGAACTCGCGCGCACTCTACGACCGGGCGCTGTCGGTGCTCCCCGGCGGGGTCAACTCACCAGTCCGGGCAACCAGACCGTATCCCTTCTTCATCAAACGCGGCGACGGTGGCCACGTCATCGACGCCGACGGCAACCGCTACATCGACTACGTGAACGGCTACGGCCCGCTGTTGTTGGGTCATGACCTCCCAGAGCAGGTGACTGCGGCCATCCAGCGCACCGTCGCCGAGGGACCGATGTTCGGCGCGCCGACCGAAGTCGAAGTCGAGCACGCAGAGTTCATCGCCCGCCACGTCCCGAGCGTCGAGATGGTCCGATTCGTCAACAGCGGCACCGAGGCGACGGTGTCTGCGGTGCGATTGGCACGGGGCTACACCGGCCGCGATAAAATCGTCGTCATGCAAGGTGGCTACCACGGTGCACAGGAGTCGACCCTCGTGAAAGGCGACGCCTCGGGGGCCGCGCCGTCGAGTCCGGGCATCCCGGCCGAGTTCGCCGCGAAGTCGATTCCCGTCCCGTTCAACGACGAGCAAGCCCTCCGCAACGTGTTCGAGGCCCACGGCGACGACATTGCCGCGGTGATTGCCGAACCGATTCTCGGCAACTACGGCATCGTTCCGCCAGTCGATGGCTACCTTGAATCGCTCCGGTCGATTACCGAAACGCACGGCAGTCTGTTGATTCTCGACGAGGTCATCACCGGCTTTCGCGTCGGCGGCCTCCAGTGTGCTCAGGGAAAATTCGACGTAGACCCCGACCTCACGACGTTCGGGAAGGTTATCGGCGGCGGGTTCCCCGTCGGCGCAATCGGCGGCAAGGTCGAAATCATGGAGCAGTTCACGCCCTCGGGCGACGTGTTCCAAGCCGGGACGTTCTCGGGGCATCCCGTGACGATGGCTGCGGGGCTTGAAACCCTCAAATTCGCCGCCGAGAACAAGGTGTACGACCACGTGGACGACCTCGGTGACCAGCTTCGTCGGGGACTCACGGATATCGTCAAAGACCAGGCCCCGTCGTACACGGTGGCGGGAACCGACAGCATGTTCAAACTCATCTTCACGCGCGACGCGCCCGACTCGTGGGACGGCCACTGCGAAGCCGGGTGTACCCAGAACCCCGACTGTCCGCGCTACGACGCGTGTCCGAAAAACGGCGGCGACGTGAAAGCCGCAGAGACCGACCGCTGGGAGCGCCTGTTCTGGCCGAAGATGAAAGAACAGGGCGTCTTCCTCACCGCAAACCAGTTCGAATCTCAGTTCGTGAGCTATGCGCACACGGAGACGGACATCGAACAGACGCTCGAAGCGTACAAGCACGCGCTGTAG
- the hemC gene encoding hydroxymethylbilane synthase gives MTTEKTTIRLATRGSDLALRQASIVKTALEDRRHEVELVEVETTGDQLEDALIHQLGKTGAFVRSLDEKVLDGDVDGAVHSMKDMPTEMPENLVVAGVPQRTHPGDVLVTEDGSELKELSQGAVVGTSSLRRKAQLLADRPDLQVEPIRGNVDTRVQKLFATKLQAEHERRMEAEHARKGNLDNPDYETEYRRNFEQWFNDLSEFEKGVLEYDPEPRYDALVMAEAGLIRSGLDEKVQLKRLPMTSFVPAPGQGAIAVTARDGEMGDFLHKKLDHPRTRVETTVERTILAELNGGCIAPIGVSAVIQGAHVHTTVRVLSQDGEDTISVTRDLKIERHPVEARDLAHELADRGARELVEEAKQSLDSEE, from the coding sequence ATGACTACCGAGAAGACGACGATTCGCCTAGCCACGCGAGGCTCAGACCTTGCGCTGCGACAGGCGAGCATCGTCAAGACGGCGCTCGAAGACCGCCGTCACGAGGTCGAACTCGTGGAGGTGGAGACCACGGGCGACCAACTCGAAGACGCCCTCATCCACCAACTGGGCAAGACGGGCGCGTTCGTCCGCAGTCTGGACGAAAAAGTACTCGACGGCGACGTCGATGGAGCCGTCCATTCGATGAAAGATATGCCGACGGAGATGCCCGAAAACCTCGTCGTCGCGGGCGTCCCTCAGCGCACCCACCCCGGCGACGTGCTCGTCACCGAGGACGGAAGCGAGTTGAAGGAGCTTTCACAGGGAGCCGTCGTCGGCACCTCGAGCCTCCGGCGCAAAGCCCAACTGCTCGCAGACCGGCCCGACCTCCAGGTCGAACCCATCCGCGGCAACGTCGATACCCGCGTCCAGAAACTGTTTGCGACCAAGCTACAGGCCGAACACGAACGCCGCATGGAAGCAGAACACGCGCGCAAAGGCAATCTCGACAACCCCGACTACGAAACCGAGTACCGCAGAAACTTCGAACAGTGGTTCAACGACCTGTCCGAGTTCGAAAAGGGCGTCCTCGAATACGACCCGGAGCCGCGCTACGACGCGCTCGTGATGGCAGAAGCCGGTCTCATCCGCTCGGGGTTAGACGAGAAAGTCCAGCTGAAGCGCCTCCCGATGACGTCGTTCGTCCCCGCACCCGGACAGGGCGCGATTGCCGTCACCGCCCGCGACGGCGAGATGGGCGACTTCCTTCACAAGAAACTCGACCACCCACGCACGCGCGTCGAGACGACGGTTGAGCGGACGATTCTCGCCGAGTTGAACGGCGGGTGTATCGCCCCAATCGGGGTCAGCGCCGTTATCCAAGGCGCACACGTCCACACGACCGTTCGCGTGCTGAGTCAGGATGGTGAAGACACGATTTCCGTGACCCGCGACCTGAAGATCGAACGTCACCCCGTCGAAGCCCGCGACCTCGCCCACGAACTCGCAGACCGCGGGGCGCGCGAACTCGTCGAGGAAGCAAAGCAGTCGCTCGACAGCGAGGAATAA
- the cobA gene encoding uroporphyrinogen-III C-methyltransferase, whose product MTGKVYLVGSGPGDPELLTVKARRLLDEADVVLHDKLPGPEIIDLVPEARREDVGKRAGGEWTPQEYTNNRLVELAREGKTVVRLKGGDPFVFGRGGEEMEHLAANEIPFEIVPGVTSTIGGPGVAGIPVTHRDHASSVSFVTGHEDPTKDESAVNWQALADTGGTIVVVMGVGKLPNYTKALLEAGMASDTPVALIERATWPDMRVAMGTLDTIVDVRDEIGIKPPAITVIGEVAATRENVKEFLR is encoded by the coding sequence ATGACGGGGAAGGTCTATCTTGTCGGCAGCGGTCCGGGCGACCCCGAACTGCTGACCGTCAAAGCCCGCCGCCTGCTCGATGAAGCCGATGTCGTCCTCCACGACAAATTGCCCGGCCCGGAAATCATCGACCTCGTCCCCGAAGCCCGACGCGAAGACGTGGGCAAGCGCGCCGGCGGCGAGTGGACGCCCCAAGAGTACACGAACAACCGGCTGGTCGAACTCGCCCGCGAGGGGAAAACCGTTGTCCGACTCAAAGGCGGCGACCCGTTCGTCTTCGGCCGCGGCGGCGAGGAGATGGAGCACCTCGCGGCCAACGAGATTCCCTTCGAAATCGTCCCCGGCGTGACCTCCACCATCGGTGGCCCGGGCGTCGCGGGCATCCCCGTGACCCACCGCGACCACGCCTCGAGCGTCTCCTTCGTCACGGGTCACGAAGACCCGACGAAGGACGAATCGGCGGTCAACTGGCAGGCGCTCGCAGACACCGGCGGCACCATCGTCGTCGTGATGGGCGTCGGCAAACTGCCGAACTACACCAAAGCCCTGCTCGAGGCGGGGATGGCTTCCGACACCCCCGTTGCGCTCATCGAACGCGCGACGTGGCCCGACATGCGCGTGGCGATGGGCACGCTCGACACCATCGTGGACGTGCGCGATGAAATAGGCATCAAACCGCCCGCCATCACCGTGATTGGCGAAGTCGCCGCGACCCGCGAGAACGTGAAGGAGTTCCTCAGATGA
- a CDS encoding uroporphyrinogen-III synthase — protein MIAVFRPDDGRLADAVEFIESLGADVLGDAMLEVRPTGNAPRDDGDFTILTSKTGVELAADAGWNAQGTICAVGDGTASRLREFEYPVHRIPAEFSSTGLVEELAADVDGARVEVARSDHGSPVLTDGLEAAGAYVHETILYELVRPANAGKSAEAAAEGDLSGAIFTSSLMVQNFLDAAEARGIRSEALAGLNDAVVGVIGEPTKSTAEGLGIEVDVVPEKADFETLARAVVTASNAN, from the coding sequence ATGATTGCCGTTTTCCGACCCGACGACGGCCGTCTCGCAGATGCTGTTGAATTCATCGAATCGCTCGGCGCAGACGTACTTGGCGACGCCATGCTCGAAGTCCGCCCGACCGGAAACGCCCCCCGCGATGACGGCGACTTCACGATTCTCACGAGCAAGACCGGCGTCGAGTTGGCCGCCGATGCAGGGTGGAATGCACAGGGAACCATCTGCGCGGTCGGCGACGGAACCGCTAGCCGACTCCGTGAGTTCGAGTATCCGGTTCACCGCATTCCTGCAGAATTTTCGTCTACGGGGTTGGTCGAGGAACTCGCTGCCGACGTAGACGGTGCGCGCGTCGAAGTCGCCAGAAGCGACCACGGCAGTCCCGTACTCACCGACGGGCTCGAAGCCGCTGGAGCCTACGTCCACGAGACGATTCTGTACGAACTCGTGCGGCCTGCGAATGCAGGAAAATCCGCAGAAGCAGCCGCCGAAGGCGACCTGTCAGGAGCCATCTTCACCTCGTCGCTGATGGTGCAGAACTTCTTAGACGCGGCCGAAGCCCGCGGGATTCGCAGCGAAGCACTGGCTGGCTTAAACGACGCGGTGGTCGGCGTCATCGGCGAACCGACGAAATCCACGGCCGAGGGACTCGGCATTGAGGTTGACGTGGTTCCCGAAAAGGCAGATTTCGAGACGTTGGCGCGGGCGGTCGTTACGGCGTCGAACGCGAACTGA
- a CDS encoding DHH family phosphoesterase encodes MAGPVPELEARAEACAARLREADKVLLVSHIDADGLTSAAIASRALERAEIPFETVFKKQLDETEIASIAARDYETVLFTDFGSGQLDVIGAHEEAGDFTPVIADHHQPAETETEFHLNPLLFGLDGASELSGAGAAYVLARALGGEANRDLAALAVVGAVGDMQATDGELLGANTNIVAEGVEVGVLETGTDLTFYGKQTRPLPKLLEYASDVHIPGISNSERGAHNFLSKLDLNLKDGNEWRRWVDLSLSERQTLASALLKHAIGRGVPADRIQSLVGTSYTLAAEDEGTELRDPSEFSTLLNATARYDRADVGLAVCLGNREEALDRARKLLSNHRRNLSDGLRWVTEEGVNREEHIQWFHAGDRIRETIVGIIAGMAVGADGIDRGVPIFAFAEKTDEPGEVKVSARGSPALVRNGLDLSVVIGEAARSVGGDGGGHNVAAGATVPKGKEQAFIAEADRLVGEQLS; translated from the coding sequence ATGGCCGGTCCCGTCCCCGAACTCGAAGCCCGCGCCGAGGCGTGCGCCGCCCGTCTCCGCGAGGCGGACAAGGTACTCTTAGTCTCGCACATCGACGCAGACGGACTCACGAGCGCGGCGATTGCCTCGCGCGCGCTCGAACGTGCGGAGATTCCCTTCGAAACGGTGTTCAAAAAGCAACTGGACGAGACCGAAATCGCCTCGATTGCGGCGCGTGACTACGAGACAGTTCTCTTTACTGACTTCGGTAGCGGGCAACTCGACGTGATTGGCGCCCACGAAGAAGCGGGTGATTTCACCCCGGTTATCGCCGACCATCACCAGCCCGCAGAGACAGAGACTGAGTTCCATCTGAACCCGTTGCTGTTCGGTCTCGATGGGGCGTCTGAACTCTCGGGGGCGGGCGCGGCGTACGTTCTTGCGCGGGCGCTTGGTGGAGAAGCCAATCGAGATTTGGCGGCGCTCGCGGTCGTCGGTGCAGTGGGCGACATGCAGGCCACTGACGGCGAACTCCTCGGTGCGAACACGAACATCGTCGCTGAGGGCGTCGAAGTCGGTGTCCTCGAAACCGGTACCGACCTCACCTTCTACGGCAAACAGACCCGCCCGCTCCCGAAACTCCTCGAATACGCGAGCGATGTGCACATCCCCGGGATTTCGAACTCAGAACGCGGGGCACACAACTTCCTCTCGAAACTCGACCTCAACCTGAAAGACGGGAACGAGTGGCGACGCTGGGTTGACCTCTCGCTTTCCGAGCGCCAGACGCTTGCGAGCGCGCTGCTCAAGCACGCGATTGGCCGAGGCGTTCCCGCGGACCGCATTCAGAGTCTGGTGGGCACGTCCTACACCCTCGCCGCAGAGGACGAGGGAACGGAGTTGCGCGACCCGAGCGAGTTTTCGACCTTACTCAACGCCACCGCGCGCTACGACCGGGCGGACGTGGGACTCGCTGTCTGCCTTGGCAACCGCGAAGAGGCACTCGACCGCGCGCGAAAACTGCTCTCGAACCACCGCCGGAACCTCTCTGACGGCCTGCGGTGGGTCACCGAGGAAGGTGTTAATCGAGAAGAACACATCCAGTGGTTCCACGCGGGCGACCGCATCCGTGAGACGATTGTCGGCATCATCGCGGGGATGGCCGTCGGCGCGGACGGCATCGACCGCGGCGTGCCCATCTTCGCGTTCGCGGAGAAAACCGACGAACCCGGTGAGGTGAAGGTCTCTGCGCGCGGGTCACCCGCGCTCGTTCGCAATGGACTTGACCTCTCCGTGGTGATAGGTGAAGCGGCGCGGTCGGTCGGCGGCGATGGCGGCGGGCACAACGTCGCCGCAGGCGCGACCGTCCCGAAAGGGAAAGAGCAGGCGTTCATCGCGGAAGCAGACCGGTTGGTTGGCGAGCAGCTGTCCTAA